One part of the Mycobacterium marinum genome encodes these proteins:
- a CDS encoding acyl-CoA synthetase, whose translation MVDLNLSMVTRPVERLVATAQNGLEVLRLGGLETGSVPSPSQIVESVPMYKLRRYFPPDNRPGQPPVGPPVLMVHPMMMSADMWDVTREEGAVGILHARGLDPWVIDFGSPDKVEGGMRRNLADHIVALSEVIDTVKDTTGSDVHIVGYSQGGMFCYQAAAYRRSKNIASIVAFGSPVDTLAALPMGIPANYGAAIADFMADHVFNRLDIPSWMARAGFQMMDPLKTAKARVDFVRQLHDREALLPREQQRRFLEREGWIAWSGPAISELLKQFIAHNRMMTGGFAINGQMVTLTDITCPVLAFVGEVDDIGQPASVRGIRRAAPNTDVYECLIRTGHFGLVVGSRAAQQSWPTVADWVNWLSRDADKPANIGLMVEQPAEHTDSGVAFSSRVAHGLGEVSEAALAVARGAAEAVFAANRSVRTLAVETVRTLPRLARLGQLNDHTRISLGRIIDEQARDAPQGEFLLFDDRVHTYEAVNRRINNVVRGLIEVGVRQGDRVGVLMETRPSALVAIAALSRLGAVAVLMRQDVDLAAQVRLGGATEILADPTNLGAARQLPGQILVLGGGEARDLDLPEDADVIDMEQIDPDAVELPAWYRQNPGLARDLAFIAFSGIGGELVAKQITNYRWAVSAFGTASTASLDRKDTVYALTPLHHESALLVSLGGAVVGGARIALSRGLRPDRFLNEVRRYGVTVVSYTWAMLRDVVDNPEFALHGNHPVRLFIGSGMPTGLWERVVETFAPAHVVEFFATTDGQAVLANVSGAKIGSKGRPLPGAGRVELGAYDAEHDLILENERGFVQIAEANQVGVLLAQSRGPIDPTASVKRGVFAPADTWISTEYLFRRDEDGDFWLVGRRGSVARTARGMIYVEPVTDALGIIDAVDLAVTYEVSVGEHQLAVSAVTLRPGATITGADLTDAVAGMPIGLGPDLVHVVPTLSLSATYRPTVSALRAAGLPKPGRQAWYFDADTSEFRRLTPAVRAELSGEAPADA comes from the coding sequence GTGGTGGATCTCAATTTGTCGATGGTCACACGCCCGGTCGAGCGTCTGGTGGCCACCGCCCAGAATGGTTTGGAAGTGCTACGGCTGGGAGGCCTGGAAACGGGCAGCGTCCCATCGCCTTCGCAGATCGTCGAGAGCGTACCCATGTACAAGCTGCGACGATACTTTCCGCCGGACAACCGGCCGGGTCAGCCGCCGGTCGGACCACCGGTGTTGATGGTGCACCCGATGATGATGTCGGCCGACATGTGGGACGTCACCCGAGAAGAAGGCGCCGTCGGAATCCTGCATGCCCGGGGACTGGACCCCTGGGTCATCGACTTCGGCTCACCCGACAAAGTCGAGGGCGGCATGCGCCGCAACCTCGCCGACCACATCGTGGCGCTCAGTGAAGTCATCGACACGGTCAAGGACACCACCGGCAGCGACGTGCACATCGTCGGGTATTCGCAAGGGGGCATGTTCTGCTATCAGGCCGCCGCGTATCGGCGTTCCAAGAACATCGCCAGCATCGTGGCGTTCGGCTCCCCGGTGGACACCTTGGCGGCTCTGCCGATGGGCATTCCGGCCAACTATGGGGCCGCCATCGCAGACTTCATGGCCGATCATGTCTTCAACCGGCTGGATATCCCAAGTTGGATGGCGCGCGCCGGCTTTCAGATGATGGACCCGCTCAAGACCGCCAAGGCCCGGGTGGATTTCGTGCGTCAGCTGCACGACCGTGAAGCGTTGCTGCCGCGCGAGCAGCAGCGCAGATTCCTTGAGCGCGAAGGGTGGATCGCCTGGTCGGGTCCGGCGATCTCGGAGCTGCTCAAGCAGTTCATTGCGCACAACCGAATGATGACCGGTGGTTTCGCCATCAACGGGCAGATGGTGACACTCACCGATATCACCTGCCCTGTACTGGCGTTCGTCGGCGAAGTCGACGACATCGGGCAGCCGGCGTCGGTGCGCGGTATCCGGCGCGCGGCACCCAACACCGATGTCTACGAATGCCTGATCCGGACCGGTCATTTCGGCCTCGTCGTGGGATCCAGGGCTGCCCAGCAGAGCTGGCCGACCGTCGCGGACTGGGTGAATTGGCTGTCTCGCGACGCAGACAAGCCGGCCAACATCGGCCTGATGGTCGAGCAGCCGGCCGAACACACCGACAGCGGTGTCGCGTTCAGCTCCCGTGTCGCGCACGGCCTCGGGGAGGTCTCGGAGGCGGCGCTGGCCGTGGCTCGCGGTGCGGCTGAGGCGGTCTTTGCGGCCAATAGATCGGTGCGCACCCTGGCCGTTGAAACGGTCCGCACGCTGCCGCGCCTGGCTCGACTGGGCCAGCTCAATGACCATACCCGAATTTCGCTGGGCCGCATCATCGACGAGCAAGCACGTGACGCGCCGCAGGGCGAATTCCTGTTGTTCGACGATCGCGTGCACACCTACGAGGCCGTCAACCGGCGCATCAACAACGTCGTTCGGGGTCTGATCGAAGTCGGTGTGCGACAAGGTGACCGGGTGGGCGTGCTGATGGAGACACGGCCCAGCGCCCTGGTCGCGATCGCGGCGCTGTCCCGGTTGGGGGCGGTGGCGGTGCTGATGCGCCAGGACGTCGACCTTGCTGCCCAGGTTCGGCTTGGGGGAGCGACCGAGATCTTGGCTGACCCAACCAATCTCGGTGCTGCACGGCAACTCCCGGGGCAGATATTGGTGCTGGGCGGTGGCGAGGCGCGCGATCTGGACCTGCCCGAGGACGCCGACGTCATCGACATGGAACAGATCGACCCGGACGCCGTCGAACTGCCCGCCTGGTATCGGCAGAACCCCGGTCTAGCAAGGGATCTGGCCTTCATCGCGTTCAGCGGAATCGGCGGTGAACTGGTGGCGAAACAGATCACCAACTATCGCTGGGCGGTGTCGGCTTTTGGAACCGCCTCAACGGCCTCCCTGGACCGCAAGGACACGGTCTACGCCTTGACTCCGCTGCACCACGAGTCCGCGCTGCTGGTCAGCTTGGGCGGTGCGGTTGTTGGAGGCGCCCGCATTGCGCTGTCCCGCGGATTGCGGCCAGACCGGTTCCTCAACGAAGTGCGGCGATACGGCGTGACGGTGGTTTCCTACACCTGGGCGATGCTGCGTGACGTGGTCGACAATCCCGAGTTTGCGTTGCACGGTAACCACCCGGTGCGGCTGTTCATCGGCTCTGGGATGCCGACCGGACTCTGGGAGCGCGTCGTTGAGACGTTCGCACCCGCTCACGTCGTCGAGTTCTTCGCTACCACCGACGGACAGGCGGTGCTGGCCAATGTGTCTGGCGCCAAGATCGGCAGCAAAGGTCGGCCGTTGCCCGGGGCTGGACGTGTTGAGCTCGGTGCCTACGATGCCGAACACGACCTGATTCTGGAGAACGAGCGTGGCTTCGTGCAGATCGCCGAGGCAAACCAGGTCGGGGTGCTGCTGGCCCAATCCAGAGGCCCCATCGATCCGACGGCCTCGGTCAAACGCGGGGTTTTTGCCCCCGCGGACACCTGGATATCCACCGAATACCTGTTCCGCCGCGACGAGGACGGAGACTTCTGGCTGGTGGGCCGGCGCGGCTCGGTGGCGCGCACCGCGCGCGGGATGATCTATGTCGAACCCGTCACCGACGCGCTCGGCATCATCGACGCCGTTGACCTTGCGGTCACCTACGAAGTCTCGGTCGGCGAGCATCAGCTCGCGGTATCGGCAGTGACACTGCGCCCGGGCGCGACCATCACGGGGGCCGACCTGACCGATGCCGTGGCCGGCATGCCGATCGGCCTGGGCCCCGACCTCGTGCACGTGGTGCCGACGCTCTCGCTCAGCGCGACCTACCGTCCGACGGTCAGCGCCCTGCGGGCGGCCGGGCTTCCCAAGCCAGGACGCCAGGCATGGTATTTCGATGCCGACACCAGCGAGTTCCGACGGTTGACGCCAGCGGTACGTGCCGAACTCAGCGGCGAGGCGCCCGCCGATGCTTGA
- a CDS encoding Trm112 family protein: MLDGKLLKILVCPADRGPLLLVEDGERGRLLYNPRLRRAYRIDDDIPVLLIDQARDVTDDEHARFTAPGLPTDSPAG; encoded by the coding sequence ATGCTTGACGGAAAGCTGCTCAAGATCCTGGTGTGCCCGGCCGACCGGGGTCCGCTGCTGCTCGTCGAGGACGGCGAACGGGGCCGGCTGCTCTACAACCCGCGGCTACGGCGCGCATATCGGATCGACGACGACATTCCGGTCTTGCTGATCGATCAGGCCCGCGACGTCACCGACGATGAGCACGCTCGCTTCACGGCACCTGGCTTACCGACGGATTCGCCCGCGGGCTGA
- a CDS encoding TetR/AcrR family transcriptional regulator has translation METTNTGRRRPGRPTGTSNTREHILSCARELFARNGLDRTSVRSVAAAAGVDAALVHHYYGTKQQLFAAAIQIPIDPTVVLEQIVETPVDELGLKLPSVLLPLWDSELGTGLIATLRALMAGTESNLARSFLQEVVTSEVGSRVDSPTGTGRIRAQFVTSQLLGVVMARHIVKIEPFASLPADQVAQAIAPTLQRYLTGELPEEIAS, from the coding sequence GTGGAAACGACAAACACCGGACGCCGGCGACCTGGACGCCCCACCGGCACCTCAAACACCAGGGAACACATCCTGAGCTGTGCGCGAGAACTCTTTGCGCGCAATGGTCTTGACCGAACCTCGGTCCGGTCGGTGGCTGCGGCCGCCGGCGTGGATGCCGCTCTTGTGCATCACTACTACGGCACCAAACAACAGCTGTTCGCTGCCGCAATCCAAATCCCCATCGATCCGACCGTGGTGCTCGAGCAGATTGTCGAAACCCCGGTTGACGAACTCGGGCTCAAGCTGCCGTCCGTGTTGCTGCCACTGTGGGATTCCGAGCTGGGCACCGGGCTCATCGCGACCCTGCGGGCGTTGATGGCAGGCACCGAATCGAATCTGGCACGCTCTTTCCTGCAGGAGGTGGTGACGAGCGAAGTAGGTTCGCGAGTCGACTCCCCCACGGGAACCGGCAGGATCCGGGCCCAGTTCGTGACCTCCCAACTGCTGGGAGTGGTGATGGCTCGCCACATCGTCAAGATCGAGCCCTTCGCCTCACTGCCGGCCGACCAGGTCGCACAGGCCATCGCTCCCACCCTGCAGCGCTACCTCACCGGTGAACTGCCAGAGGAGATTGCATCATGA
- a CDS encoding ABC transporter permease — translation MHVAGGGVSLHDPPPHHHAPGRIGPRAYTATTTRILRQLAADHRSVAMILLVPVLVITLMYFMFENAPHRPGTQTPFNNACLILLGLFPLFVMFIITSITMQRERASGTLERVLTTPLRRLDMLAGYGTAFSLAAAAQATVACIVSFWLLGFDTAGSPVWVFVIAVVNAILGVGLGLLFSAFARTEFQAVQFIPLVMVPQLLLAGIIVPRAVMPTWLEWVSNAMPASYALEALQQVGAHPELTYIALRDIVVVVVFAVASLCLAAATLRRRTS, via the coding sequence ATGCATGTCGCTGGAGGAGGCGTTTCTCTCCATGATCCGCCGCCACACCACCACGCACCAGGCCGAATAGGCCCGCGCGCGTACACCGCTACCACGACGCGAATCCTGCGTCAGCTCGCCGCCGATCACCGCAGCGTTGCGATGATCCTGCTGGTGCCGGTGCTGGTGATCACGCTGATGTATTTCATGTTCGAAAATGCCCCCCACCGCCCCGGCACGCAAACGCCGTTCAACAACGCATGTTTGATCCTGCTGGGTCTGTTCCCGCTTTTCGTGATGTTCATCATCACCTCGATCACGATGCAGCGAGAGCGGGCATCTGGGACGTTGGAGCGCGTACTGACCACGCCGCTGCGGCGGCTGGACATGCTGGCCGGTTACGGCACAGCATTTTCGCTCGCGGCGGCCGCACAAGCCACGGTGGCTTGCATCGTGTCGTTTTGGCTTCTGGGATTCGACACCGCGGGCAGTCCCGTGTGGGTCTTCGTAATCGCTGTCGTCAACGCCATTCTGGGAGTGGGTTTGGGATTGTTGTTCAGCGCCTTCGCCCGCACGGAGTTTCAGGCCGTGCAGTTCATCCCCTTGGTGATGGTGCCGCAGTTGCTGCTGGCCGGCATCATCGTCCCTCGTGCGGTCATGCCCACCTGGCTCGAGTGGGTCAGCAACGCCATGCCCGCAAGCTACGCTCTGGAAGCCTTGCAGCAAGTGGGAGCTCATCCCGAGCTCACCTACATCGCTCTTCGCGACATCGTCGTCGTGGTGGTTTTCGCGGTCGCATCCCTTTGCCTGGCCGCCGCAACCCTACGCCGACGGACGTCCTAG
- a CDS encoding ABC transporter ATP-binding protein, which translates to MVTSTSVESLTGGSQPAVSIKHLRVIRGKHSALHDLSVDIARGTITGLLGPSGCGKTTLMRSIVGTQIVTSGTVTVLGHPAGSAVLRRQVGYLPQDPAIYHDLRIIDNVRYFAALYGYNRQAADDAIARVGLTDHRTDYCANLSGGQRTRVSLACALVCHPTLLVLDEPTVGLDPVLRVDLWQQFTELARARTTLLISSHVMDEAEHCGDLLLMRAGRLVAHTTPSQLRKDTGCMSLEEAFLSMIRRHTTTHQAE; encoded by the coding sequence ATGGTGACTTCAACAAGCGTTGAATCGCTAACAGGTGGGTCACAGCCGGCTGTCAGCATCAAGCACCTACGAGTAATCCGCGGCAAACACTCCGCGCTGCACGACCTCTCGGTCGACATTGCGCGCGGCACCATCACCGGGCTGCTCGGGCCATCCGGGTGCGGCAAGACCACCCTGATGCGCAGCATCGTCGGCACCCAGATCGTGACGTCGGGAACCGTCACCGTGCTGGGTCATCCGGCCGGTTCTGCCGTGCTGCGCCGCCAGGTCGGATATCTGCCACAAGATCCAGCGATCTACCACGACCTGCGAATCATCGACAACGTCCGTTACTTCGCCGCCCTCTACGGCTACAACAGGCAAGCCGCCGATGATGCGATCGCGCGAGTGGGCCTGACCGATCACCGCACCGACTACTGCGCCAACTTGTCCGGCGGACAGCGAACCCGGGTGTCGCTGGCGTGCGCGCTGGTGTGTCACCCCACGTTGCTTGTCCTCGACGAACCTACGGTGGGCCTGGATCCCGTTTTGCGCGTGGATCTTTGGCAGCAGTTCACCGAGCTAGCCCGCGCCCGAACGACATTGCTGATTTCCAGCCACGTCATGGATGAAGCCGAGCACTGCGGCGATCTGCTGCTGATGCGTGCTGGCCGCCTAGTGGCGCACACCACCCCGTCCCAACTACGGAAGGACACCGGATGCATGTCGCTGGAGGAGGCGTTTCTCTCCATGATCCGCCGCCACACCACCACGCACCAGGCCGAATAG
- a CDS encoding DNA-3-methyladenine glycosylase, translating into MSAEQLLVDPVSAAHRLLGATIAARGVCGVIVEVEAYGGVPDGPWPDAAAHSYRGPSARNCVMFGPPGRLYTYRSHGIHVCANVACGPDGTAAAVLLRACAIGCGTDVARSRRGELVATAALGRGPGNLCSALGITMDDNGIDLFDPASPVTLQLHEPVAAASGPRVGISRAADRHWRLWLADRPEVSAYRRSPRAPALGASD; encoded by the coding sequence ATGAGCGCTGAGCAACTGCTGGTCGACCCGGTATCTGCCGCACATCGACTGCTCGGGGCGACCATCGCCGCGCGGGGGGTGTGCGGCGTCATCGTCGAGGTCGAGGCCTACGGCGGGGTTCCCGACGGCCCGTGGCCCGACGCGGCGGCCCATTCCTATCGCGGACCCAGTGCGCGCAACTGCGTCATGTTCGGTCCACCCGGTCGGCTCTACACCTACCGCAGCCACGGAATCCACGTATGCGCCAACGTCGCGTGTGGTCCCGACGGTACGGCCGCGGCGGTGCTGCTCAGGGCGTGCGCCATTGGCTGCGGTACCGATGTCGCCCGGTCCCGCCGGGGTGAGCTGGTTGCCACCGCCGCGCTCGGGCGTGGTCCGGGAAACCTGTGTTCGGCGCTAGGGATCACCATGGATGACAACGGGATTGATTTATTTGACCCGGCCAGTCCGGTCACGCTGCAGCTGCACGAACCGGTTGCGGCGGCCTCAGGGCCGCGGGTGGGGATCAGCCGCGCCGCCGACCGGCACTGGCGGTTGTGGTTGGCCGACCGTCCGGAGGTGTCGGCGTATCGACGAAGTCCACGAGCACCCGCTCTCGGGGCCAGCGACTAG
- the tyrS gene encoding tyrosine--tRNA ligase: MSSNSSGSAGILDELGWRGLIAQSTDLDALAADAQRPPLTVYAGFDPTAASLHAGHLVPLLALRRFQRAGHRPIVLAGGATGMIGDPRDIGERSLNDADTVANWTERIRGQLERFVDFDGSPTGAIVENNLEWTAAMSTVEFLRDVGKHFSVNVMLDRDTIRRRLEGEGISYTEFSYMLLQANDYVELHRRHGCTLQIGGSDQWGNIIAGVRLVRQKSGAAVHALTVPLVTAADGTKFGKSTGGGSLWLDPEMTSPYAWYQYFVNTADADVIRYLRWFTFLAAEELAELEQATAERPHQRAAQRRLAAELTTLVHGEAATEAVEHASRALFGHGELSRLDEATLGAALRETSIAELAPDTPDGIVDLLVATGLSASKGAARRTIGEGGVSVNNIRVETDEWVPQTSDFLHGRWLVLRRGKRNIAGVERVG, translated from the coding sequence ATGTCTTCAAACTCTTCTGGGTCAGCTGGGATCCTCGACGAGCTGGGCTGGCGCGGCTTGATCGCCCAGTCCACCGACCTTGACGCGCTGGCCGCCGACGCACAGCGCCCGCCGCTGACGGTTTATGCCGGTTTCGACCCCACCGCGGCAAGCCTTCATGCCGGACACCTGGTGCCGCTATTGGCGTTGCGGCGATTTCAGCGAGCGGGCCATCGTCCCATCGTGTTGGCTGGTGGGGCCACCGGGATGATTGGCGACCCTCGCGACATCGGTGAGCGCAGTCTCAACGACGCCGATACCGTGGCCAACTGGACCGAGCGGATCCGCGGCCAGCTGGAACGCTTCGTCGACTTCGACGGATCTCCCACCGGCGCGATCGTCGAGAACAACCTCGAATGGACCGCCGCCATGTCGACCGTCGAGTTTCTGCGTGACGTCGGCAAACACTTCTCGGTGAACGTGATGCTGGATCGGGACACCATCCGGCGGCGGCTGGAGGGGGAGGGGATCTCCTACACCGAGTTCAGCTACATGCTGCTGCAGGCCAACGACTACGTCGAACTGCACCGGCGCCACGGCTGCACGCTGCAGATCGGCGGATCGGATCAGTGGGGCAACATCATCGCTGGCGTCCGCCTGGTGCGCCAGAAGTCGGGTGCGGCGGTGCACGCCCTCACGGTCCCGCTGGTGACCGCCGCCGATGGCACCAAGTTCGGCAAGTCGACCGGCGGCGGCAGCCTTTGGCTGGACCCCGAGATGACCAGCCCGTACGCCTGGTATCAGTACTTCGTCAACACCGCCGACGCGGATGTGATCCGCTACCTGCGGTGGTTCACCTTCCTGGCTGCCGAGGAACTGGCCGAGCTGGAGCAGGCCACCGCCGAGCGGCCCCACCAGCGCGCCGCCCAACGCCGGCTGGCGGCCGAACTCACCACCCTGGTGCATGGGGAGGCGGCTACCGAGGCCGTCGAGCACGCCAGCCGAGCGCTTTTCGGCCATGGCGAGTTGAGCCGGCTCGACGAGGCGACTCTGGGTGCGGCACTGCGCGAGACGAGCATCGCCGAACTCGCGCCGGACACTCCGGACGGCATCGTGGATCTGCTGGTGGCCACCGGGCTTTCGGCCAGCAAGGGCGCGGCGCGGCGCACCATCGGCGAAGGAGGGGTGTCGGTCAACAACATTCGGGTCGAGACCGATGAGTGGGTACCGCAGACTTCGGACTTCCTGCACGGGCGCTGGCTGGTGCTGCGCCGTGGCAAGCGGAACATCGCCGGAGTGGAACGCGTCGGCTGA
- a CDS encoding PE family protein, with translation MSFVITAPELISAAATDLAGIGSTISAANAAASASTTAIAAAAADEVSTAVATLFGTHAQQYQSLGSQMAAFHDDFVRILANGSNLYATAEATNASPLQPLLDLINAPTQAILGRPLIGNGSNGTYPGQDGRDGGLLIGNGGNGAAGDFGQAGGGGGSAGLFGDGGNGGTGGAGSAGGNGGTGGLLFGNGGTGGMGGTATLGFNGGMAGAGGNGGSALLFGSGGAGGQGGTGVAGTNGSNPLVFDTANPGTAGQDVTTTDDPAANPLTGGNGSEGAAGSTIQNGGVGGQGGSATSSNQNSALGGDGGKGGDGANGGMGGNGGSGDTSGQTDAPQPSATGGNGGNGGDAQVAGGAGGAGGWGGDGHANQGDAVGGVGGRGGAGFASSVAGGDGGTGGTGGQGGNAGLLFGNGGTGGVGGTGGMGGAGAAGGTGGDGGNAGFAIGGSDGTATGQQGGDGGYGADSTAIGGTGGAGGTGGNGGNGGWLIGSGGAGGVSGTGGVGGTGGAGGAGGIGGIGGNTSSSSTASVAGEGGHGGDGGDGGDGGNGGAAGAVAGAGGRGGLIGAAGGTGSIGAGGAAGAGGAGGAGGAGGAGGTAQGSGASGGAGANGHTGLDGAPGQPG, from the coding sequence GTGTCGTTTGTCATCACAGCGCCGGAGCTGATTTCGGCGGCAGCGACCGATCTGGCCGGGATCGGTTCGACGATCAGCGCCGCCAATGCGGCGGCGTCGGCGTCGACCACCGCGATCGCCGCCGCGGCCGCCGATGAAGTGTCGACCGCCGTGGCCACGTTGTTCGGGACACACGCCCAGCAATACCAATCGCTGGGTTCCCAGATGGCCGCATTTCACGACGACTTCGTGCGGATTCTGGCCAACGGCTCAAACCTGTACGCGACGGCCGAAGCCACCAACGCCTCACCACTGCAACCACTGCTCGACCTCATCAATGCGCCCACCCAGGCCATCCTTGGGCGTCCGCTGATCGGCAACGGCTCCAACGGCACCTACCCCGGACAAGACGGAAGGGACGGCGGACTCTTGATCGGCAACGGCGGCAACGGCGCGGCCGGCGATTTCGGCCAAGCCGGCGGCGGCGGTGGATCCGCGGGGCTATTCGGCGATGGCGGTAATGGCGGAACCGGCGGCGCCGGTTCGGCTGGGGGCAATGGCGGCACCGGTGGGCTGTTGTTCGGCAACGGCGGCACCGGCGGAATGGGCGGCACCGCCACACTCGGCTTCAACGGCGGCATGGCCGGAGCTGGAGGCAACGGAGGTAGCGCCTTGCTGTTCGGCAGCGGCGGCGCCGGCGGACAAGGCGGCACCGGCGTGGCCGGAACGAACGGCTCCAACCCCCTGGTCTTCGACACCGCAAACCCGGGCACAGCCGGCCAAGATGTGACCACCACCGACGATCCCGCCGCCAACCCCCTCACCGGCGGCAACGGGTCGGAAGGCGCCGCGGGCAGCACCATCCAAAACGGCGGCGTTGGCGGGCAGGGCGGCAGCGCAACCTCATCCAACCAGAACAGCGCCCTGGGCGGCGATGGCGGCAAGGGCGGCGACGGCGCCAATGGCGGCATGGGCGGCAACGGCGGCAGCGGAGACACCTCCGGTCAGACCGATGCACCGCAGCCGTCGGCCACCGGCGGAAATGGTGGCAACGGGGGCGATGCCCAGGTTGCCGGTGGTGCCGGCGGCGCGGGCGGCTGGGGTGGCGACGGACATGCCAACCAGGGTGACGCCGTCGGCGGGGTCGGCGGGCGCGGCGGCGCCGGCTTCGCCAGCAGCGTGGCCGGCGGCGACGGCGGCACGGGAGGGACCGGCGGCCAGGGCGGCAATGCCGGCCTACTGTTCGGCAACGGTGGTACCGGAGGCGTCGGGGGCACCGGAGGCATGGGTGGCGCCGGCGCCGCCGGCGGAACCGGAGGCGATGGAGGTAACGCCGGATTCGCCATCGGCGGTAGCGATGGCACCGCCACCGGACAACAAGGCGGCGATGGCGGCTATGGGGCAGACTCGACCGCGATCGGCGGAACGGGCGGGGCCGGCGGCACTGGCGGTAACGGCGGAAACGGCGGGTGGTTGATCGGTTCCGGTGGCGCGGGTGGAGTCTCGGGCACCGGCGGGGTCGGCGGCACCGGCGGCGCCGGCGGCGCCGGCGGGATTGGCGGGATTGGCGGCAACACCTCATCGTCCTCGACGGCATCCGTTGCCGGCGAGGGCGGTCACGGCGGCGACGGCGGCGACGGCGGCGACGGCGGTAATGGCGGCGCGGCCGGCGCGGTTGCCGGTGCGGGCGGTCGCGGTGGCTTGATCGGTGCGGCCGGCGGGACCGGCTCGATCGGGGCCGGCGGCGCAGCCGGGGCGGGAGGCGCCGGCGGCGCGGGCGGCGCCGGAGGTGCCGGAGGTACCGCCCAGGGATCCGGGGCCAGCGGGGGTGCGGGCGCAAACGGACACACCGGACTCGATGGGGCGCCGGGCCAGCCGGGCTGA